From the Clarias gariepinus isolate MV-2021 ecotype Netherlands chromosome 3, CGAR_prim_01v2, whole genome shotgun sequence genome, one window contains:
- the si:ch211-260e23.9 gene encoding uncharacterized protein si:ch211-260e23.9, whose protein sequence is MIRKVLRQILLGGGEEEEDGELVEDQSCVELLECEDEDWIIINTPEDPLENHPLERSSVSVYQNRLQRGNDEDVSDGQEASPRCVQVRRDVSSLLALWCGSMLFSDQRAGVYTERRKLSRSALNRQNLVRTRFSNTPRRYGQSKRPGQRQYNY, encoded by the exons ATGATCAGGAAAGTTCTGAGGCAGATCCTGCTGGGGGGtggagaagaggaagaggacgGTGAGCTGGTGGAGGACCAGAGCTGTGTGGAGCTTCTGGAGTGTGAAGATGAAGACTGGATCATCATCAATACCCCAG AAGATCCTCTGGAGAATCATCCTCTGGAGCGTTCCAGCGTGTCCGTGTACCAAAACCGCCTCCAGAGGGGAAACGATGAAGATGTTTCTGATGGACAGGAAGCGTCTCCCAG gtgtgtACAGGTGAGGCGTGATGTGTCGAGTCTCCTGGCGTTGTGGTGTGGTTCCATGCTGTTCTCAGATCAGAGGGCAGGAGTGTACACTGAGCGCAGGAAGCTGAGCCGCAGCGCCCTCAACAGGCAGAACCTGGTCAGGACTCGGTTCTCCAACACACCGCGCCGCTACGGGCAGTCCAAACGGCCGGGTCAGCGCCAGTACAACTACTGA
- the zgc:162297 gene encoding uncharacterized protein F13E9.13, mitochondrial, whose product MKFVKLFGRLKSNIIGMIHVGALPGTPLNRSAVPELIDEACREAELYHQEGVDGLLIENMHDVPYVCESGPEVCAVMTAVCSAVKRLCPGLPVGLQVLAASNRTALAVALASGLEFIRAEGFVFSHVADEGLMNACAGELLRYRKHIGAEHIQIFTDIKKKHSAHALTADVSITETARAAEFFLSDGVVVTGPATGVRANPQELSEVTRSVRIPVLIGSGVTRDNVEDYLQANALIIGSHFKTGGRWESSVDPDRVRRFMQKIHKLRDKNQI is encoded by the exons ATGAAGTTTGTGAAGCTTTTCGGTCGCTTAAAGTCGAACATCATTGGCATGATCCATGTAGGAGCTTTAcctg GAACACCGTTAAACAGATCTGCGGTTCCGGAGCTCATCGATGAGGCGTGTAGAGAAGCGGAGCTTTACCACCAGGAGGGAGTA gATGGGTTGCTGATTGAGAACATGCATGATGTGCCGTATGTGTGTGAGTCGGGGCCGGAGGTGTGTGCGGTGATGACGGCTGTGTGTTCTGCAGTGAAGCGTCTGTGTCCAGGCCTCCCTGTCGGTCTGCAGGTTCTTGCAGCCAGTAACCGAACAGCGCTGGCTGTCGCACTCGCATCCg GGCTGGAGTTCATCCGAGCCGAGGGCTTCGTCTTCTCTCACGTGGCTGATGAAGGCCTGATGAACGCGTGCGCTGGTGAACTGCTGCGATATCGCAAACACATCGGAGCAGAACACATTCAGATATTTACTGACATAAAGAAGAAGCACAG tgcgcACGCTCTCACAGCTGATGTGAGTATCACTGAGACGGCGAGGGCGGCTGAGTTTTTCCTCTCTGACGGCGTGGTCGTCACCGGACCTGCGACTGGCGTCCGGGCGAATCCACAGGAACTGAGCG AGGTGACACGCTCGGTCCGGATCCCGGTTCTGATCGGTTCTGGAGTGACTCGTGATAATGTGGAAGATTATCTGCAGGCGAACGCGCTGATCATCGGGTCACACTTTAAAACCGGCGGCCGCTGGGAGAGCAGCGTGGATCCCGACAGAGTGCGGAGGTTCATGCAGAAAATCCACAAACTGAGGGATAAAAATCAAATATGA